Proteins encoded in a region of the Scyliorhinus canicula chromosome 2, sScyCan1.1, whole genome shotgun sequence genome:
- the LOC119962028 gene encoding 40S ribosomal protein S29-like produces MGHQQLYWSHPRKFAQGSRSCRVCANRHGLIRKYGLNMCHQCFRQHAKDIGFVKLD; encoded by the coding sequence ATGGGTCATCAGCAGCTTTACTGGTCTCACCCCAGGAAATTTGCCCAGGGCTCCCGCTCATGCAGAGTCTGTGCGAACCGACACGGCCTGATCCGGAAATACGGCCTCAACATGTGCCACCAGTGCTTCAGACAACACGCTAAAGACATCGGCTTCGTCAAGCTGGACTAA